A portion of the Parasteatoda tepidariorum isolate YZ-2023 chromosome 5, CAS_Ptep_4.0, whole genome shotgun sequence genome contains these proteins:
- the LOC107444186 gene encoding motile sperm domain-containing protein 1, producing MSEAPVICTLPVFTSPAQQITFYADDPTSYQQVLTILNPCEFPVRFQILVQSSDLTRYSLNVPHGFIKAQHRVLVIIQHNSITSSSIGVMDKLKISMSCKKPGISFNKKELPMILFASRGQSTEPILSLDSADYISHQSAETKSLHSSRQHAIVTETRHGSDTDIVKKFQGYLIAFILGFLVCMWWKS from the exons ATGTCTGAAGCACCCGTAATTTGCACTTTGCCAGTGTTTACTTCCCCTGCTCagcaaataactttttatgCTGATGACCCAACTTCTTATCAACAGGTGCTCACAATACTAAATCCATGTGAGTTTCCTGTAAGGTTCCAAA ttcTGGTTCAGTCTTCTGACCTCACTAGATATTCCTTGAATGTCCCGCATGGTTTTATCAAAGCGCAGCATAGAGTGCTGgt aatAATCCAACACAACTCTATAACATCTTCCAGTATTGGTGTTATGGATAAGCTTAAGATATCCATGTCATGTAAAAAACCTGGGATAAGCTTCAATAAAAAGGAGCTTCCCATGATTTTGTTTGCTTCGCGGGGACAATCGACTGAGCCAATTTTATCACTAGATTCAGCTGATTATATTTCTCATCAGTCAGCAGAAACAAAAAGTTTACATAGCTCAAGGCAGCATGCAATTGTAACAGAAA ctAGACATGGCTCAGATACAGATATTGTCAAGAAATTTCAAGGATAccttattgcatttattttag gtTTTCTTGTTTGCATGTGGTGGAAGTCATGa